In Vitis vinifera cultivar Pinot Noir 40024 chromosome 4, ASM3070453v1, the genomic window GCAACATATTTTCATCtccaatgaatttttaataaattttgaatagtGTAAAACCAATAATACCAAGTTCATTGAGAAGATGTTGTAGCCAATTTAATTTTGCAGTACTAGTGGCAAAATGGACAAAATCTTTTACATTTTGGAACTTTATAATATAGGATTTGTACGAAGAAAAACAACATAAGTCAAAGTTGATATTCTATCAGCTTTCTTACTAGGTTAATCAAAATTAGCAGAGACATgcagaatttgattttttatatgatgggTGAAAAGGGCAAAATGAAATTCCATTTAAGATAtcagaatttgattttttatatgatggtTGAAAAGGGCAAAATGAAAAGTTCCTTAAAGATATCTAAGGACTCATTTTGTCGTTGTATGGTGTGTGCAATGGGTGGCTTGTGCATAAATTGGGAAAGTTTGCTCACTGCAAATGAGATATTTAATTGGATTAAGGAGATATTGCATGACTCTTGACAATACAATGGTTGAGAATAAGACATGAGGATATAATGTTGTCAAAGAAAGTGAGAGGTTTAGGacctgtttggttgttgttttaaaaaattatttttttgttcttaaaaacaagaaacactaaaaaaatgtttgaggAAGGGggtgtatttttgttttttgtgttcccGTATTCTcagaaaccatttttttttttgtgaataaaaaaaaaatgtttttattattttttcattgctCAAAAAACATATTGTACtccatatttttttactattcaaAGAgctctttatttaaaaaaattataatttatgtaaaatttttaaaatgaaataaatttttaaatttaaatgaattatatatataaaaattatttatatatttataatatcaagttaatcgaagaaaacactttattaattaaaaaaagtttcaaacaagttttttgttttacttgttctaAAAAGCTTTTTGATGTCAAaccatgtcttttttttttttaagaacaaaaattgttttctaaaattcagttttcaaatataatttttttttaaacaccaaaaactgtttttcaaaacagttttaaaaaacaacaaccaaacatgcTCCTAAATGTTGATACTTCCATCTTGATTTTCTCAAGCAAGTCTTCAACGTATTTATGTTGGGTGAGGGAGTAGATACCTTAGACATGGAAAAATAACTAAGTTGTCTTAAGTCTTTAAGTGAAAATCTATGGGCTATGGCATTAACAAATTGCCACAAAAGTTGGGAGGAGTTTCCAATGGGTATGTAACTCATTTGGGTAGACTGCTCTATACCCTACTAAGCAGAATAATTATGTGGAAATTTCGTGTTGTATATTCATCATTACTTAGTAATATATACACAAAGTGAGCTTAATTTATAGATTGCACATACTAGGGCATAAAATAGTAATGGTCTGTGGAAGAGAATATTGTGATGAAGCTATACAAGGAAGGTTGTACAATATTAAGCCATGAATACGAGGTTACATAATCTTTTGTCCGTAAAACATATGATGAATTCATGGTCAAATCCATTCATTTACTATCTATAAGATCATGTGAGGGACTTTTAAGAACATCATATGATCGATTTGACATGAGTCGTTTTTAGTAGTAAACGAGACTTCAATTTTACTGTTGAATGACGTCTTTTGTTTGATTGGACATTTGCTTGAGAGAGAGGAAAACTCTAGATGATGCTTGGCAACCGATTTAACTCAACGTTTGAAAATAAGATCTAAAATCATAAACTAAggataacaaaaatgaaataacaaaattttatttatttatttatttgatgtttttaattaattaattatatttaaaaaaaagtgtcTGTATCGTGACCAAGATCTTGAAGTACAGTACATGAAGGTCTAAAGATGGTGTTGGACCAAAATTTTGAGGCACAGAAAGGCAGCCATGATCAGATGAACCACAGCTAATCATGCAGTAtgcagagagagagatagatagatagatagggGGAGAGAGAGATAATAAATAAGGTTGAGGGTTGGGGATGGTGGTAGCTAAACTGCACAACTATATCTGTGTGCTCTGAAAGGCCTTCAACCACCTGCATATATGTTGTCTTTCAGCTTCTTTATTATCACAGGCTGGGCAAAGCTTGGACATGGTGGTCACTTTCATCGTTTTACCTGGGTGTAGTCTCagttttgaattttcttcttcttcattcttcttttttttttttttttgattgattGAAGAATTAATGGCAGTTGAAAGCTCCCAACTGCATGCAGCCTGAGTTGGTGCCCGCATTAATTATCCTCCACCCACCTCCTTTTCATAAATAAACCCACTCAGCCCTCTGCTTCCTCATCTCCTCACCCCACTTTTTGGCTTTCATATTCTTGAGATATGGCTGGTGAGCAGCATCTCTTAGCTACCGAGATTGTGAACCGTGGAATCGAATCCTCCGGCCCTAATGCTGGATCCCAGACCTTTTCAGTGAGGGTCCGACGGAGGCTGCCGGACTTTGTCCAATCTGTGAATCTTAAGTATGTGAAATTGGGGTATCATTATCTCATCAACCATGCCATCTACTTGGCCACCATCCCTGTCCTGGTGCTTGTCTTCAGCGCTGAGGTTGGGAGTCTCAACAAGGAGGAGCTCTGGAAGAAGCTCTGGGAGGACGCCCGCTACGACCTCGCCACTGTCCTCGGTTTCTTCGGCGTCTTCGTCTTCACCCTCTCCGTTTACATCATGTCCCGCCCCCGCTCCATCTACCTCATTGACTTCGCATGCTTCAAACCCCACGACGATCTCAAggtaaattctatttttatttcgtCCATTACTATCATCTATGAATAAATATTCATCACTGATCTTCGTTTTATGCAGTTGTCGAAGCAGCAGCTGATCGAAGCGGTTAGAAGATCTGGAAAGCACGACGAGGCGAGCATAGAGTTTCAGAAGAGAATTCTAATGTCATCAGGCATAGGAGACGAGACGTACATCCCAAAGGCGGTGATGGCCGGAGAGAACTGCGCGACGATGAAAGAAGGACGAGCAGAGGCCGGGATGGTGATGTTCGGGGCGCTGGACGAGCTCTTCGAGAAAACCAGAGTCCGGCCGAAGGACGTGGGGGTGCTGGTGGTGAACTGCAGCATATTCAATCCAACTCCATCACTCTCTGCGATGATCATCAACCACTACAAGATGCGAGGCAACATCCTGAGCTTCAATTTGGGCGGAATGGGGTGTAGTGCGGGAGTGATAGCCTTAGATCTGGCTCGCGACATGCTCGAATCGAATCCAAACAACTACGCCGTAGTGGTGAGCACAGAGATGGTGGGATACAATTGGTATCCGGGAAAAGAGCGGTCCATGATCATACCCAACTGTTTCTTCCGCATGGGCTGCTCTGCTCTGCTTCTCTCCAACCGCCGGAGTGACTACCGGCATGCAAAGTACCGGCTCGAACACATTGTTCGCACGCATAAAGGTGCTGATGACAGAAGCTTCAGGTACCTTGTTTCTTCCCTTTTactcaaaacttttttttttttttccttaaattcgAATAAATACTATTATGaagtataaattaaaacaaaaacaaaaattaaaaagttgaGCCTGACCCATTGCTGCCGTGCAAGTTGCAACACCTACTGTCAAGTACTCATAACAATAAAGCTGTCGTAACATCCCCGAAGTTTTGAGAAAGACAGCAGTTAAAGGCTGCAATTCTGGGGAAAGGGTCAGAGATGGAACATTTGAGTAAATGATATGGCACGTGAAGAGGTTTGACCTCTACTTCTCTGCAACTGCACACATTAATGGGGGTGGGGCACTCCCAGTGGTACTCCATAGCTGTTCTTCAATCAATATCCAACCACCCAGGGCCACCACTCATAAAGATCCAATCGAGCCTCCCTGAAAATGGGCTGCCCATACTGTCAACAAATAAATATCTGTCCTATCCTTCTGGTTATTCTTCTAATTATCCTTCTAATTCAAAAACTAAGGTATTGTATTATACATCAAATCTTGCTGTCTACAGGTGTGTTTACCAGGAAGAAGACTCAGAGAGGTTCAAGGGGCTGAGAGTGAGCAAAGACTTGATCGAGATAGGCGGGGACGCGCTCAAAACCAATATCACCACCTTGGGGCCTCTGGTGCTTCCCTTCTCTGAGCAGCTTCTCTTCTTCGCCA contains:
- the LOC100252499 gene encoding 3-ketoacyl-CoA synthase 10, whose amino-acid sequence is MAGEQHLLATEIVNRGIESSGPNAGSQTFSVRVRRRLPDFVQSVNLKYVKLGYHYLINHAIYLATIPVLVLVFSAEVGSLNKEELWKKLWEDARYDLATVLGFFGVFVFTLSVYIMSRPRSIYLIDFACFKPHDDLKLSKQQLIEAVRRSGKHDEASIEFQKRILMSSGIGDETYIPKAVMAGENCATMKEGRAEAGMVMFGALDELFEKTRVRPKDVGVLVVNCSIFNPTPSLSAMIINHYKMRGNILSFNLGGMGCSAGVIALDLARDMLESNPNNYAVVVSTEMVGYNWYPGKERSMIIPNCFFRMGCSALLLSNRRSDYRHAKYRLEHIVRTHKGADDRSFRCVYQEEDSERFKGLRVSKDLIEIGGDALKTNITTLGPLVLPFSEQLLFFATLVWRNLFGHGGPQQPPTKPYIPDYKLAFEHFCVHAASKTVLDELQRNLGLSDSNVEASRMTLHRFGNTSSSSIWYELAYLEAKERVKRGDRVWQISFGSGFKCNSLVWRAMRRVKKPSSNPWLDCLDRYPVYH